The Motacilla alba alba isolate MOTALB_02 chromosome 3, Motacilla_alba_V1.0_pri, whole genome shotgun sequence DNA window gagtggggtttttttttccattttcctgaagGAGGGCGTGCTTGGGTAGGGCTGATGAGCCTGTGTCACCCCACATATGCGGGAGTGTGAGGATGGTGCCTTTGCCAGCTGGGTGTGAAGGGGTGTACCTTGCAGGACTCTGGTGTGCGCTGGCTGCCTGCTTCTGCTGAACAgctggtgggatttttgggagctGCCTTGGGAACATGCAGATGATACCAAACATCAGACATCGAAACCACTTTGGGTGtcagaaaagatttcttttcctgtatgTAATTTTCTTAATGCTTTTTTTGTCCCTGCAGCTTCCATACTTTAGGGAAAATATAACAGTCTGGAACACATAATACTTGTTTTAATATGGAAAAGAGGTATATCATGACAACATGGCTGGATAGATATTGTGGGAGAACTCTCTTTATATTTTagttactgatttttttttttttgtatctgcAGAGCACCCTCACTACTTcattaaattatataaatttttctggtttgcaaAAACTCatgggaaagaggaagaaattctgagACCACTTTGGGACTTCAAAGTTCTTTAGGAAGTGTAGCACTGCAGCCTTATGCAGCTATACAGCAAGGGACTGTATGGAACCACTAGATTGGTACTTTCTAAAGATCAACTTCCCTAGACTTGCGAATCCCTTTCACCAGGAGTTCCTATGTGCGTGAACACAATTGGCAACTTTAGCCACTacatctgttttcttgtttaattCCAACTGAATCTCCTGGGGGactttaaagcaaacaaaatgtaaaatatgtgAAATGTAAAATGTGATTGTCCCACTGTGCTCTGCGCTGATGCAGCATCCCTTTagtcctgtgtgcagttttgggcaccacagtataaaaaagacattgagCTATTAGAGAGTGGCCCAAAGGAAGGCCACAAGGATGGGGAAGGGCCTTGAAGagaagccatatgaggagcactgaggtcacttggtctgcttagcctggagaaaaaagagactgaggggagagctcattgctgtctgcagcttccctgtgagaagaggggcagacactgatctgtTCTTTGTGATGACCAGTGTGAGGACTCAAGAGAATGGCatgaagctgtgccagaggagggttaggttggatatcaggaacAGGTTTTTCACCGTGAGGGTGTTTGGGCTCCCCAAGTAAGTGGTCACAGCATCACTTGTCTGAGTTCAAGTTCAGTTCAAGTCAAGTTCAGACAATGCTCTCGGGCACATGGTGTcactcttggggtgtcctgtgcagggctgggtgatggacttgatgattctgatgtgtcccttccaacccaacatattttgtgattctatgattctatgaacgCTGGTAGTTGAAGCAAGTTTTGCGTTACTTCATGAGAAGGCACAGACGCTGGTCTGGACAGGTGTGCAAAATGTGTTGAATTACTAACAGACTCCAGTTTCATCAACCACTGAATGCAAAAAAGTAGggttttcttaaagaaaataattttttggtgGAAGCTGTCTCTAGAGGTGTTCATCCCAAATGAGATCTGTGTGACAACATTTTGAGCAAGATGATATaagctgaaaactgaaattcaagTGAGCAAGCAGTGAAGCTGGACTCCCTCTGTTCAGCTGGAGGCTGATAAACTGGAGTTATTTTCATGGCTTCTTTTTAGTGGTATTAGATCTGATGCCTTTCTCTGCTGCATGGCTACCAGACAACTTCATATGAAGTTGTGAAGTAAAAACATTATATATGTTAATACAGGATAAGATAAAGTGTAATTCTCCCAAGTGAGCGTTAGCAGCATTTATCGGTCTGCAGAtagtgtttgtttttctcccacCATGTCTTAATATCCCACTTGTTAAACctctgcttttgatttttagCCCTAACTTTACAGTTTAGGAGCCCATATCTGAAATTGCAAATTCGCTACTCACtacaaaacactgaaagaaaaacagaccaGTGTGTAACTTGGACTCATCAGCCACCAGCTGCACCTCATCTTGCTAatcttcaggcttttttttttttttaagaagaaaaaaaaaaaaagcaggggcTTTTAAGAGTTAAGTTACACAactctcattttatttttaaagcgAATGGATTCCTTGTTGCGTTGTCGAGGATGATAAATTGATACCACATGTTGCTTCCAGACAAAAAAgactctgtgctgcagtggaaGCACTTGCAGCTGGTGTCTGAGTTAGTGGACAGGCTCCACAAGGTAAACACTGCTTGGAAGAGGCTGAAATGAGCACAGGGAGGGGgaattttctccattttaaaagctctcaagcatttgctgctgttgtCTGACCGAGTCTGAGTGTTGAAATAACACAGTCCCAGCCTCCTTGGGAGACTCATTCAGTTGTTTGGATCAGATTAGGGACAGGGCACTTTGGAAATGTTGGAGTGTCCTCTCTGTCAGCTTGCCCGTTTGCAGTCTTATCAAAATATTGAGAGAGACTGGTGTAATTAGGACACGTTAGCTGATCTCGGGGGATTTTCCCGCGAGCAAAATGTAGCTGGATTCCTCGAGGAGTATTAACCGAATAAAATACAGTGCAGTGGATCAACATTTGTTGAAGTTGAGAGCATGTCCCCGAGTTTGAGGAGAGTGGTTTAAGCCCTGGTGTTGCTGCCCTGGCTGTTCTGGCCCCTACCTCACCCCTTCTCCTGGTGCCATCAGCCTGAACCAAgggagaacagcagcactgcttgcCTGTGGCGCTGCACCACCCTCTGCTCACACCAGTTCTGCCCAGTCTCTGTGTTCCTCTGCCCTGAGTCTTGCTTGTCTCCAGGGACAGTCCCTCTTCTTGCCGGACCACTTTCAAAGAGGACTTCAACCCAGCTGGTCTGGCCTCAGGGCAGTACATGATGCTCTAGATGTTATCTGCAGGAACCTCATTCTTCTGGCTTTCAGTAGAGCACACGTATAAATAGTAACACTAATAAAGGGAGGAGCTcatcatatttcttttttgctctGCTCGAGTACAGTCCATATGTTGTACCCATCAGTGGTATCTGAGCTGTCTGCAGCCTGGCTAGCATCTCTCCCATCTACATATGGTCTCCAGGACAGATGATGGAAGTTCCTTTATGGATCTTTTAAAGTTTCTCATTGCATTTTGGCATGGAAAAATGTGTTAAGTTTCCATCATCATGGCCTAATTCATCTCCCACATAAGTCAAAGACAAATCCCCATTAATTTCATCAGCAGTGGGCTCGAATGATAgactgtattttctttgtttccctaCCTCCTTTGTGATTTGCTGCATGGTCATATATTAGTAATGCCTGTAGTTGTGAGCAGTGATTGTTCCTATATACTTTCCTGTCTTTTAAGCAGATAGGAATATTTTTTGACAGCTCAGAAAACAGGTAGAAAATACAGTTATTTCTATCCAGATTGCCCCCTGGTAGCACAGTGCAACAGCCTTCACTGATGTGAGTTGTCAATCCTGGTGGCTTCTGTAGCAAAACTTGCATGAGAAAGGATAATAGGATCCAGCCCTGATTTGATTTGGCAGGGAACCCGACAGAAGGAGAAACCAAAAAACTCAGATACTGTTGCTGAAGAGGTTAATGGGGGAGGTTATGTGAAAGTAGTGGGTTTTAAGGCAGTGTTTGTACAGAGGGTGGAGATGGggtacacaaaaataaattagccCACAATTATGCTTAAGAAAATCttcctgcagaagaaaagcaaagaaaaacagaagcaggaTTATAAGTGGCATAGTGCTTAatgtaaaggaaaacaaactgcttGGCTTTTTTATAACTACCAATTTTCAATGCAGAAGGATTATTAcattcttttattatttgtgtAAAACCGACACTGagcaaaaaaatataataagaaAATTACACATGTGCATATACATATCCACACATGCAGGAGCCCTCATCCTGAAAGGTGCCTCAGTCTCACACTTTTACCATTTAGgatttttcatggttttaagCCAAATACTTTCATACTACGGATACCAGGAGCAGAAATAAGCCCTTTTATGAGAATACTATAGGCTGAAAACTGTTAGCTGCTGGCACTTTGGCTGAGTGTTTTTATATCTGAAGCTGTGCATGGCATGCTGCATATGCCACCTCAGGTGTTTCTCCTctctgagatttatttttcattagcaAGAGTCATGATCCCATGTATTCTTATACCCAGCATTTTTAGGTGGGGAGCAGCATAGTTCCTATGGCTTTTGAAGCCTGGCGTGGACTTTGCATGAGAAATCTACATGCAGATGTTCTCACAAGTGGTTGTCCATGGAAGTTTCAGGGACTGAGGGtgagagctccctgcagagATGCAGTACAAGCTGGAATATCAagaaaggttatttttaaaaaaacatcgGTTCTTCGCCAGTTTTACAGGGAGATAGCTGAGAAAGTAAGGACTGGTACCTAGTTATTAGAAGTTAGACTGTTGCCAGACTCAAAATACTGTTAAAATGCCATCAGTCAAacaataaaaagctttttccctccttaGACTGAAGAATTGTTGTGATGCAACTCAATCCACTATATTTTGATGACATGATAGTCCCTCAGAAATGGACATGTTTATAGCTGAGGCACTGACCTAAACTTCTCTTGGGCATGTCAGCAAAGTCTGATCAGTTGCTTTGTGTAAATTGTTTAAAACATAACAGTTGCTGTTTTGAAGCATGGTCCATatgatttctcttttcattaaGTGATAATCACAACCATGTCTGCTGTCTGCATGCAAGAATTTCAGGcatgttttccatttcacaatctgacaaaaaccacaaaacagtggggaaagaaaggcattttatactgaaaataattgtttttaaaaaaagctgggCTGTACTTCTTTATATGTATCTCTAGTTTATTTATATCAAACATCCATGGTTCCTAAGGATGCAAATATTGAAGTGCTGGTGAATGATTTGTTGACTGATTCATTCTTTGCCCATTTAAATCTGGActttcttcagtgttttgtaAATGAGGGGCACTTGTTCTGAATGGTTTGATTGTGTTGTGGTCTTGCTGActatgtgtttttaaaatatgttgatagaacaaatgtgattttatctttttcataGATACACCTGGTAATTGccaaaatttaagaaaaaaacctctgtaCTCTTTAAGCTTAGAGGAATAGCACAAAGGGTTTTTCAAAGGAATAGAGGAATAGCACAAGGGGTTTCTCAAAGGAATGTGGGGTAGCTCCAAAAATCTTTTGGATTTccatatgggaaaaaaaatgttggtttACCAAACCTGGAAGCATTCACACTAACAAATActatttgcttttcctttctttgatgCATATTTTAAGCACAAGATCAGCAGGATGAGTAGAGTGGGGTTTTCATGTCAGTTATTTTGGTTTAAATCCAGCGCCGTTTCTCTGGGGGTACCATGGGCTGGTTTTCTCAGGCTCTTTCCGATTCTGGGTTGATTATCATCAGTTGTTGGTTTGATCCAACGTGGTGTTTGGGCAGTTCGATGCCGCTGACTAGTGCGAGCAGGTAGGATGCAGGCTGTGTGCAGGCTCCCCTGAGAGCCCTGTATTCCATAGCATCCTGTACAACATGGAGTATCCGGCTGTGTACAGCAGCTTCATACAGCTCTGTATCCAGCAGCTTACGGGTACAGGGATATCGTTGCATACTGTGTCACATCATGTTTTGAAGACGGTGAGGATACTATAGCGAGGGGACAGCTGGCCAGCTACTGCCGTATGGGCATAATTCTGGTGCCTCTAATCAAGAGAGAAAGTACAGCTTAGTCATGCACAGAGTGCctgtgggagaggagcagcagcacttgcaGTTTTCTCAGGAATTATTATAACAAATATACAGCACACGTGCccatgaagaattaaaaagacatttgcaGAGGCTGCAATGAGTGTGACTACCCCTCCAGCCAGATTTTTGCTGTGCctttgcagtttttatttcaaagaactGATGGCAAGATTACTGATAGTAATAGCTTGTCCTGAGTAAAAAGTAAGGGAGAAACATCTAGCTCCTTTCTAGCAGGAATGTCACTCTTAGGAATGTCACCTTTTCTTAGGATGAAGCTTTTAGGGGTGTGGAGATGGGCACAAGGAAGGCACAGCTAGTGCAAGCTTGGGGCTTGCTGTACAGCAGGACACTGCCATGCCACAGTCACACTCCAGCCCTCCCATATCCAGCACCTGAGAAATTCACGGAGATGTCCAGGAGAGTCCAATGATTTTATTGATGTTGCTGTTATCATGGGATGTTGGTTTAATGATTGAGATTTGGGTTGTAAAAGAAGTTGGGTGCTAGTCTTGACGctttattttgttcctttcctgCAGAATTCAATCCGGCACAACTTGTCACTCCACAGCCGATTCGTCAGGGTGCAGAATGAAGGCACCGGGAAAAGCTCTTGGTGGATGATCAATCCAGATGGTGGAAAAGGCGGCAAGGCGCCCCGGAGACGCGCTGTGTCAATGGACAACAGCAACAAGTACACCAAGAGCAGAGGACgggcagcaaagaaaaaggcagccctgcagacagccCAGGAGACGAGTGAggacagcccttcccagctctccaagTGGCCAGGGAGTCCCACCTCCCGCAGCAGCGACGAGCTGGATGCATGGACAGATTTTCGCTCCCGTACAAATTCAAACGCCAGTACGATCAGTGGCCGCTTGTCACCAATTTTGGCAAGCACTGAGCTCGATGATGTCCAAGATGATGATGCTCCACTTTCTCCCATGCTGTACAGTAGTCCATCGAGCTTGTCCCCATCGGTAAACAAACCGTGTACTGTGGAGTTGCCTAGGTTGACTGATATGGCTGGGACAATGAACTTGAATGATGGACTGACTGATAACCTTATGGATGATCTCTTGGACAATATAacactccctccctcccagcagtCACCGACAGGAGGGATAATGCAGAGAAGCTCCAGTTTTCCTTATGGTTCCAAAGGTTCAGGGCTGGGCTCCCCATCAAGTAGTTTCAACAACGCTGTGTTTGGGCCGTCGTCCCTGAATTCCCTCCGCCAGTCACCCATGCAGACAATTCAGGAGAACAAGCAGGCCACCTTCTCTTCCATTTCTCATTACAACAACCAGACGCTGCAGGATCTCCTCACCTCTGATGCGCTTAGTCACAGCGATGTCATGATGACACAGTCTGACCCACTCATGTCAcaagccagcacagctgtgtccGCCCAGAATTCCCGCAGGAATATAATGCTCCGCAACGACCCTATGATGTCGTTCGCCGCGCAGTCCAGCCAGGGCGGTCTGGTCAATCAGAACCTGTCCCATCACCAGCACCAGTCTCACAACTCCTCTCTTAGTGGCAGCCGTGCCTTGTCGAATTCCATCAGTAACATAGGCTTGAGTGACTCCAACAGCTTGGGATCCACCAAACATCAGCAGTCACCTGTCAATCAGTCTATGCAAACGCTTTCTGACCCGCTGTCGGGCTCCTCTTTGTACTCCTCTAGCGTGAACCTCCCAGTCATGGGACACGAGAAGTTCCCGAGTGACTTGGACCTGGATATTTTCAATGGGAGCCTGGAGTGTGACATGGAGTCCATTATCCGCAGTGAACTCATGGATGCCGATGGGCTGGATTTTAACTTTGATTCCCTCATCTCAGCTCAGAACGTTGTCAGTCTGAATGTGGGGAACTTCACTGGTGCTAAACAGGCTTCATCACAGAGTTGGGTACCAGGCTGAAGGATCTTTGAGAACAGGGAAAACGGGCAAACAGGTCAGTGCCCCATAGATGTGGTAAAATAATTGGTTCCTTAGTTTTATTGGAGTTTGCACCAAACCCTTAATAGTTAGTGCACACTAATAATAGTAATTTGGCTTGTGATGGCTTGCTGTGTGTTGGTATGGAACAGGCACAACCAAGAAACGTGGAGGTGTGGAAGGAAACGAGGCTAAGCTATAAAAGCTGCTTGACTGCAACACTGTCGGCACGCATCTGGTGTTCAGCGCCCTTCTTAATTTAGGCATGAGAAATGTTAATGACAAATCAGGCAAACCAAGGTGGAATATTTGTGGTTTTTAGGAATCACAGAGCTCTAACTTGTCTTCTTTGAAGTCGCAGCAGATGGATTCCCTCTTGCAGCCGATGCCACGTGTAGCCAAGCTGTGTTACACAGGGATGGGGCGAGGGGCTCTGCAGTCAGTGGAGCAGTGTTGCtgtgggggaggaggaagagcgTCTTTGCAAGATCACAGCACTCACTTGGGATCAGGTGTGTGGGACACATCTGGACAGAATCAGTGTTGTGCTGCTACTGTGGCATAGCAACACCAGCAAAGTTGTTTGGGTTTGCATTTTCgtaaaattgtatttcttggCCAAGGAAAGGTATCAAATGAAGGAATTATGTATTGATGGGATCCTGGTCTCAGGAATGTCCTGGCCTACTTAATGTTTTAAGTATGCAATAactgttttcctcctcccccacTCCCTGAATGGGGTAGATATCTTCTTCTTTTGGACTCCTCCAAGAGAATATCTGTAGATGTGGGTTCTGACATAGGTGTTTTTCAAATGTTAGCTTCTTCAGGTTAACTTTTTTCAAGATTGATGTGTTTTTTTCCGTTGCTTATTTTCCACAGCTGGGGACTTGTAGTCATTGTTTCTGTCATTCTTTTGTGATTCTTCAGGATCCTGCCCATACCTCTGCCTGCTCACACATACATATCCCCTGACTCATAGGGCAGGTGCCACACAAAGTGCCCTTTctcctttgtttatttattagTATAAGGGAGtaaatttcaaaatgttctgGGATAAAAGGTTAGCTATAAATTATTGAAAGTGTTCTATTAACTTCAGAATAGTATGTAGAGCATCTCAGTGGTGAGGTTAAATGAGGCATCCATTCAGTTTACAGCTTACTTCCAGCTTTCTTATTTTCTAGGTGAAGGACAGAAAGAAGGAGTCAATGTCCTTTGATTTTACAGTGCCTAATTTTCCCCTTTCATCTTTAATTGCGTTTTCATTCACTGTTTCACAGTTAGATGTTCAAGGGGAAGCTTTGTGGTAGGTGAGCAGCAGTGGTGAACCTGGagaatgtttttctgtttcctgtgtATATGGAGCACCTCAGGAGATCTGCTCTCTGTGAGGGTCAACAAGGCTGCCCAGACAACCTCCTTTCAGTCGATCTGCAAAGCTGCTCCGAAGGAGTTGTTGGTGTGCACAGTTGTTTCTCTGTCAGTGAAAGGATTTCCTCTGGTTCTTGCACATCTTCTCACTCTTAGCAAGAGCATTGCAGTGCACAGCCAGGAGACGGGCTGCAGAGAAGGCCTGTAGAGGACACTCTGTCCCACGGACCCTGAGCAAGGCAGCAATGTGGCAATGCCAGGGCCACAGATGAATTTTGGGATTTCTTCAGTTCTGGTAGTGGGGaatttaggaaaagaaaggggggggaaaaagagacttGATTCAAAATTGAGGAAGCAAAAGTTTGCAGCAGAACATGCTGGCTGACCAGTTCTCTCTTCCTTCAGGTGCATGAGCTGCTTGGATTAAAAAACCTTCTTTGcatgatgtaaaaaaaaaggctgtagGGACTTGATTGCTGTGCAACATCCAGCAGTACCATCTGTCAAATGGGGCCTGAAAAGTAGATGTTATTGACAGTTTTGCTTGACACAAGC harbors:
- the FOXO3 gene encoding forkhead box protein O3; amino-acid sequence: MAEASPPAPLSPLDVELDPEFEPQSRPRSCTWPLQRPELQASPAKPAGESTADAASMIPEEEDDEEEGGGSAMTVGSAAPAGGEAAAAAATAAVPEEAARLLAPLPGGGPEGPSLSPGGAAAAAGGGGLSGGPAAAPRKCSSRRNAWGNLSYADLITRAIESSPEKRLTLSQIYDWMVRCVPYFKDKGDSNSSAGWKNSIRHNLSLHSRFVRVQNEGTGKSSWWMINPDGGKGGKAPRRRAVSMDNSNKYTKSRGRAAKKKAALQTAQETSEDSPSQLSKWPGSPTSRSSDELDAWTDFRSRTNSNASTISGRLSPILASTELDDVQDDDAPLSPMLYSSPSSLSPSVNKPCTVELPRLTDMAGTMNLNDGLTDNLMDDLLDNITLPPSQQSPTGGIMQRSSSFPYGSKGSGLGSPSSSFNNAVFGPSSLNSLRQSPMQTIQENKQATFSSISHYNNQTLQDLLTSDALSHSDVMMTQSDPLMSQASTAVSAQNSRRNIMLRNDPMMSFAAQSSQGGLVNQNLSHHQHQSHNSSLSGSRALSNSISNIGLSDSNSLGSTKHQQSPVNQSMQTLSDPLSGSSLYSSSVNLPVMGHEKFPSDLDLDIFNGSLECDMESIIRSELMDADGLDFNFDSLISAQNVVSLNVGNFTGAKQASSQSWVPG